From a region of the Equus przewalskii isolate Varuska chromosome 2, EquPr2, whole genome shotgun sequence genome:
- the LOC103545779 gene encoding aflatoxin B1 aldehyde reductase member 3-like isoform X2 has protein sequence MSRLLSTPRAAAGAGVRPATVLGAMGMGTGLDAPASAAAVRAFLERGHTEIDTAFIYTDGQSETILGGLGLGLGGGDCKVKIATKANPVGENTLKPDCVRFQLETSLKRLQCPRVDLFYLHLPDHSTPVEETLRACHQLHQEGKFVELGLSNYAAWEVAEICTLCKSNGWIMPTVYQGMYNVITRQAEKELFPCLRHFGLRFYAYNPLAGGLLTGKYKYEDKDGKQPAGRFFGNNWAEIYRNRYWKEPHFQAIAMMEKALQAAYGPSAPSMTSAVLRWMYHHSQLQGALGDAVILGMTNLEQLAQNLAAAEEGPLEPAVVQAFDDAWHLVAHECPNYFR, from the exons ATGTCCCGGCTGCTGTCTACGCCGCGGGCCGCCGCGGGCGCCGGGGTCCGGCCCGCCACCGTGCTGGGCGCTATGGGGATGGGGACCGGCTTGGACGCTCCCGCCAGCGCCGCGGCCGTGCGCGCCTTCCTGGAGCGCGGCCACACCGAGATAGACACGGCCTTCATTTACACCGACGGCCAGTCCGAGACCATCCTGGGCGGCCTGGGGCTCGGGCTGGGCGGCGGCGACTGCAAAG TGAAAATCGCCACCAAGGCCAATCCGGTGGGTGAAAATACCCTGAAGCCTGACTGTGTCCGGTTCCAGCTGGAGACGTCATTGAAGCGGCTGCAGTGTCCCCGGGTGGACCTCTTCTACCTGCACCTGCCGGACCACAGCACCCCCGTGGAGGAGACGCTGCGCGCCTGCCACCAGCTGCACCAGGAG GGCAAGTTTGTGGAGCTGGGCCTCTCCAACTATGCCGCCTGGGAGGTGGCTGAGATCTGCACCCTCTGCAAGAGCAACGGCTGGATCATGCCCACCGTGTACCAG GGCATGTACAACGTCATCACCCGGCAGGCGGAAAAGGAACTCTTCCCCTGCCTGAGGCACTTTGGACTGAGGTTCTACGCCTACAACCCTCTGGCTG GGGGCCTGCTGACCGGCAAGTACAAGTATGAGGACAAGGACGGGAAACAGCCTGCGGGCCGCTTCTTTGGGAATAACTGGGCAGAGATCTACAGGAATCG CTACTGGAAGGAACCCCACTTCCAGGCCATCGCCATGATGGAGAAGGCCCTGCAGGCTGCTTATGGACCCAGCGCCCCCAGCATGACCTCGGCCGTCCTCAGGTGGATGTACCACCACTCCCAGCTCCAG GGTGCCCTCGGGGACGCTGTCATACTGGGTATGACCAACCTGGAGCAGCTGGCACAGAACTTGGCAGCGGCTGAGGAGGGGCCCCTGGAGCCGGCCGTCGTGCAGGCCTTTGATGATGCATGGCACCTGGTTGCCCATGAATGTCCCAACTACTTCCGCTAA
- the LOC103545779 gene encoding aflatoxin B1 aldehyde reductase member 3-like isoform X1, with protein MSRLLSTPRAAAGAGVRPATVLGAMGMGTGLDAPASAAAVRAFLERGHTEIDTAFIYTDGQSETILGGLGLGLGGGDCKVKIATKANPVGENTLKPDCVRFQLETSLKRLQCPRVDLFYLHLPDHSTPVEETLRACHQLHQEGKFVELGLSNYAAWEVAEICTLCKSNGWIMPTVYQGMYNVITRQAEKELFPCLRHFGLRFYAYNPLAGGLLTGKYKYEDKDGKQPAGRFFGNNWAEIYRNRYWKEPHFQAIAMMEKALQAAYGPSAPSMTSAVLRWMYHHSQLQKSEAQRAQVSKPRLPSCQVAEGALGDAVILGMTNLEQLAQNLAAAEEGPLEPAVVQAFDDAWHLVAHECPNYFR; from the exons ATGTCCCGGCTGCTGTCTACGCCGCGGGCCGCCGCGGGCGCCGGGGTCCGGCCCGCCACCGTGCTGGGCGCTATGGGGATGGGGACCGGCTTGGACGCTCCCGCCAGCGCCGCGGCCGTGCGCGCCTTCCTGGAGCGCGGCCACACCGAGATAGACACGGCCTTCATTTACACCGACGGCCAGTCCGAGACCATCCTGGGCGGCCTGGGGCTCGGGCTGGGCGGCGGCGACTGCAAAG TGAAAATCGCCACCAAGGCCAATCCGGTGGGTGAAAATACCCTGAAGCCTGACTGTGTCCGGTTCCAGCTGGAGACGTCATTGAAGCGGCTGCAGTGTCCCCGGGTGGACCTCTTCTACCTGCACCTGCCGGACCACAGCACCCCCGTGGAGGAGACGCTGCGCGCCTGCCACCAGCTGCACCAGGAG GGCAAGTTTGTGGAGCTGGGCCTCTCCAACTATGCCGCCTGGGAGGTGGCTGAGATCTGCACCCTCTGCAAGAGCAACGGCTGGATCATGCCCACCGTGTACCAG GGCATGTACAACGTCATCACCCGGCAGGCGGAAAAGGAACTCTTCCCCTGCCTGAGGCACTTTGGACTGAGGTTCTACGCCTACAACCCTCTGGCTG GGGGCCTGCTGACCGGCAAGTACAAGTATGAGGACAAGGACGGGAAACAGCCTGCGGGCCGCTTCTTTGGGAATAACTGGGCAGAGATCTACAGGAATCG CTACTGGAAGGAACCCCACTTCCAGGCCATCGCCATGATGGAGAAGGCCCTGCAGGCTGCTTATGGACCCAGCGCCCCCAGCATGACCTCGGCCGTCCTCAGGTGGATGTACCACCACTCCCAGCTCCAG aagtctgaagctcagagagctcaAGTAAGCAAGCCACGTCTACCCAGCTGCCAAGTGGCTGAG GGTGCCCTCGGGGACGCTGTCATACTGGGTATGACCAACCTGGAGCAGCTGGCACAGAACTTGGCAGCGGCTGAGGAGGGGCCCCTGGAGCCGGCCGTCGTGCAGGCCTTTGATGATGCATGGCACCTGGTTGCCCATGAATGTCCCAACTACTTCCGCTAA